CGCTGTGTAGAGATGGACGCCGGGACCCAAGAACGTGAAGTCGCCGATCCGGACTTCGCATACATCGAGCACGACGCAGTTGAAATTGAAATAGACGCGCTCGCCGAGAAAAATGTTGGTCCCATAGTCGCAATAAAACGGCGGCTGGATCGAGGCCGAATCTCCTCCGCCGCCGAGTAACTGCTGCAAAATCTCTTGACGTTCCGCTTGCTGACGTTGGCGCGTTGCGTTGAAGTCGTCACAAAAATCTTGGGCTCTGGCTCTCGCTGCGGTCAATTCTGGATCAAGTGCGTCATACAACTCACCAGCCAACATTTTTTCTTTTTCGGTGGGCATCCCGTTTTCTCCCTCGCGAACTACTGGATCGCTTGATGCAACTCCACCATCGACTGATGGTTCACACGCAGCACGCCTTCCATGGGGCGATCGAGATCGGCGATCAGCATCATGATAATCACGAAACTGAGAACCATGCCCAGGGTTGCGATCGAACGACTCGAGCCTGAAAGACCGGCGTGATACCCCATGCTGGCCATCGATAAGATCGAAACGAGATAGAGAGCAAACCAAATCGTGCCGGGGATGCGTGCGCGAACGCCGGCTGTGACGCGATTAGAATGGAGATCGATGACCTCGTTTAGTGCGGTGACAAAGAGCGCGGTCAGCGGCGACTCCGGCGTAGCGCTGGCAGCGACCATCGCTTGGTTCCAAAGTTCGACGTGCAACTTCTCGGACCGTTGTACGGCGTCGGTGATTTGCTCAGCGGAGTTGCGGATTTCTAAGCGAACTTCGACATAGTCCCGCAGCAACTGACGGATCTTGGAGCCCTGGGCTTCCGGCAGCAAGTCGGCTCGCAGGTAGGCGGTGCCGATCGCGTTGACTTCTTCTTGAAACAACGCGCGGCGATTGTCGAACCGTGAGGTCGCCAGGCCAAAGGTAAAGGCCAGCATGAAGGCGAGCAAACCGACGGTCGCGCCCACGACCGAGCCGATCGAGGCCTCTTTTTCGGGTTTGGAAGGCGCCAGACGTTGTCCCAGGCGATAGCCACCTTCCGCCGCCGCCAACACGATCGTCATTGTGATGAAGAACAGCGCCCAAAGCGGCACATAGTCTAGCGGCGAGACGTTGATCATACCGGCGCCATCCTCCCCATAAACCTGCCGAACAGCGGTTACGGAAAGTACCGAACCAACGCCGCTGTGGACGCACGTTTAGCTTCCAGGTTGTATCGGTCACCCGAGCGGTGACGCATCATTTCTCCCTAAATGGGCTTCCCAAACCCTACGACGGGAACGGCCAAGTCAGGTAGGCCGGATGATGCAACCTGCGCATTCGCGCTGTAGAAGGTCGTTTCGTTACACGGTGCAAACCGCCGGTTCGTGCAAATTGGCGTAACGCTGTGAAATTCGGACAAATTCGTGGCAGCAGCGCTGGAAAGCGGCGACGATGAGCGGGTCGAAATGCTCGCCTGCTTCGGCGACGATCATCGTTTCGGCTTCGGCGTGCGGGATCGCGTCTTTGTAGACGCGGCGCGTTGTCAAAGCGTCATAGACGTCAGCAATGGCCACGATGCGAGCCGCCAGCGGAATCTGCTGGCCCATCAGCGCGTACGGATAGCCGAGTCCGTTCCATTTTTCATGGTGCCCAATCGCAATGTCGCGAGCCACTTGTAAGAAACGCGCATGCGGAAACTGACAGAGCGCGGCGTCCAAGGTTTCGGCGCCGATAATCGTGTGTCGTTTCATGATCTCGAATTCTTCGGCGGTCAGTTTGCCTGGCTTTAGCAGCACCGCGTCGGGAATGCCGACCTTGCCGATATCATGCAGCGGGCTGGTCTGGAAAACCAGGCGAATAAATTCGGCGTCAATCTCTTCGGGAAAAGCGGACGACGCGGCCAACTCTTCCGCGAGACGTCGCGCGTAAAGTCGAACGCGTTCGAGATGTTGACCAGTATCGGTATCGCGCGATTCGGCGAGTCGGGCCAACGCGAAGATAACCAGGTCGCGCGTTTCGAGAGCCAGCACGCGCCGGCCGGCGTTAATCCGGGCCAGCAGTTCCGGCGGGTTAAACGGTTTGACGATAAAGTCGTCGGCGCCGGCGGCCATGCCTTCGACGATCTCGTCGCGTGCGCCATGACTGGTCAGCAGGATGACATAAATGTAGTGATCAGACTGCCGGCGGCGAACTTCGCGACAGAATTCGAGCCCATTCACTTGCGGCATTTCCCAGTCGGTGACGACCAGGTTGATATTCTGCGCTTCGAGCACGCGCAACGCTTCGGCGCCGTTACTGGCGGACCAGACGCGAAAATTGTGTGCTTCCAGCGCATATCGCAATAGATCGAGCGAGATATCATCGTCGTCGACAATCAAAATATCCGCGGCAGGTTCAATAGACGTCATATTCAACGTTCTCCGATTTCCGTCCCGGCAAGGAGGCGATCGATCGCCGATTCGCATGTTTCCAAGCGTGCGACGACGCTTGAAAAGAGATCGGCAAGTTCTTCTGTTTGGCTGGCTTTGGCGGCTTGTTCTAACAGATCGGCCGCCGCCGCGACTTGTTTGGCCGAGATATTCGCGGCCATGCCTTTGAGCGAATGCGCCAGTTGGGCGACCGTGTCGGCTCGACCGGCGGCGACTTCTTCCGCTAATGCGGCGGCGTCTTGCATCGATCGATCTCGAAACTTATTCAAAATCATGCGGGCCAAATCGTCATTGTCACCGCAACGCGCCATCAAATCGTCCATGTCGATTGAGCTTTCGACTTCGGTAGCATCGATGATGAATTCTGCCAAGTGCTCGGTTTCCTCTGCCAGACTCATCCGATCCAGTTCAGCGGCGACCGAGTCCTTGCGAGCCAGGCAGTCGACGATCGTATCGATCAGTTCGCTTCGATTGACCGGCTTCATCACGTAACCGTTCATGCCGGCGGCCAGGCAGCGTTCTTTGTCGCCGCGGACCGCTTGAGCGGTCAGCGCCACGATTGGCAACTTCTCTAGTTGGGGATGTCCATTAGCGGCGAGATTACGAATCATGCGTGTCGCAGCGAAGCCATCCATTTCCGGCATCTCGCAGTCCATCAGCACCAGATCGAACTGTCCGCTTTGAATCTTTTCGACCGCCTGGCGTCCATTTTCGGCGAGCGTAACCTGGAACCCTTCGGACTGGAGGATTTCTTTGGCGACGATACGATTGATTTCGTTGTCGTCGACAACCAGGATTGCGCCTTCCAGCGGAGTTCGCTCTAGGATCGGCTGCAGGTTTTCGACTTCGTCCATCATCTGCCGCGGTGAACGCTCGCCGGTTAGCGCGACCAGCGCGTCAAGCAACCGGGTTTGCCGAACCGGTTTCGGCAAGCAAACCATCTCCAGCTTTTTCAATTCAGCGTGCGGAATCGTGTGTTCATACGAAGTCAGCATCAACAATTGCGTGTCATGCAGCATTGCGTGTTCGTGGATCAAATGCGCCAAACGGAGACCGTCGAGTTCGGGCATCAAGTGATCCAGAATCGCCAATTGATAGGGAACGTTCCGTTTGGCGGCGTCCTCCAGCAGCGCCAATGCGCGGCGACCATTGCCGGCGGTAGAAACATCGACTCCCCACGATTGCAATTGTTCTTTGATCACTTGCAGATTCATGTGGTTGTCGTCGACCGCCAACACGCGCAGCCCCTGGATGTTGGGGATGAGGTTGCAGGTTGATCGTTCGATCGCTTGCAGCGGCAGCGTGAACCAGAAAGTCGAACCTTTGCCAACTTCGCTTTCGACGCCGATTTCGCCTCCCATTAACTCCACCAACTGTTTGCAGATCGCCAATCCCAGCCCGGTGCCGCCATAGCGGCGCGTTGTCGACGCGTCGACTTGCGAGAAGGCTTTGAACAATCGCTGCAGTTTGGCGCGGGGAACGCCGATGCCGGTATCTTCAACCGAAAAGCGGATGCGAGCGTTCGCGTCGTGCGACGATGCGACAGAGCGTTCGCGTTCGACACGCAAATAGACGCCTCCGGTCTCGGTGAACTTCACCGCATTGGCGAACAGGTTCACCAACACTTGACGAATGCGTTCGCAGTCGCCGATCGCCGCCTGCGGAACGTCGGTCGCGACACTGCTGTTCAGTTCTAGCCCGGTCATGCGACACTGCGGCGCGAACATTTCAGGGACGGACTCGACCAGGTCGGTGAGCAAGAACTCCGTCTGCTCTAGTTCAATACCGCCGGCTTCGATCTTCGAGAGATCCAGAATGTCATTAATCAGGTGGAGTAGAGAGCTGGCCGACGACTTGGCGAGTTCGACAAATCGCCCTTGCTGATCATCCAATTTGGTCGTGTGCAACAGATCGAGAAAGCCGATTACGCCGTTCAGCGGAGTGCGGATTTCGTGGCTCATGCTGGCCAGGAATGTGCTTTTCGCCTCGTTGGCCGCTTCGGCCGCTTTGATTTCATCCGTCAGTTGCAGCGCTTTGCGATGTTCTGTAATGTCTTCGACGGTCCCTTCGTAGTACAGCACGTCTCCGTTGTGATTGCGGCGTGCCGACGCGTTTTCGGAGATCCAGGCGAACGTACCGTCGCCGCGACGAATCTCTGACTCAAAGTTGAAGATGACGCCGTTTTGATGGATTTCATCGACGAATTCATCACGTCGATCCTGATTGACGTAAACGTCCGTCGCGACGTTTTGAATGTCATCGCGAAGTGAAGCGAGATCGTTATAACCCAGTATCCGCGCAAGCGCCGGATTGGCGGTCACAAAGAATCCTTCCGGCGTCGTTTGATAGATCCCTTCGACGGCGTTTTCAAAGATCTCGCGGAAGCGTCGTTCGGCTTCGCTGCGCTGTTTCATCTCGCTGTTTACTTTGGCCAGCACGCGATTGTATTCAGCGGCGATCTGGCCAACTTCGGTGTGCGGTTCAACATGCACGTCTTCAGAGAAGTCGCCCAAGTTGCGTTGTCGCTGCATGTCGGTCAGCAGGTCGATCAGTTCGGTGCTCGCTCCATGCTCCGAGATGTTTAGTCCCTTCAGTTCATGCTCGCGAGGAACGCGGAACGGCATCACCAAATTGGCGAGCGAGATAAAGACATAGCCGCCGCCAAACGCCCACACGAAGCAAGTTCCGACGCCCAGCAGTTGCACGCCAAGCTGTTGCCAACGCGTCACTCCTTCGCCGAAGTGAACCGGGTCGGCCAACAGCGCCAGGGCGATCGTGCCAAAACAGCCGGCACAAGCATGAGCAGGAACGGCGCCGATGACGTCGTCAATTTTCATTTTGGGCAACAAGTAAGTGACGCCGCTGCAGATCAAGCCGGAACCGGCTCCGACCAGCGCCGCCGCCCAAGGCGCCAAGATATGGCAAGACGCGGTCACGCCGACCAGGCCGGCGATGGCCCCGTTCATCACTTGACCGACATCGGGACGCTTGTTGATCCATTTCGAGAGGGCCAAGCAAGCGAGAGCGCCCATAGAGCCGGCGAGATTCGTGTTCACCAGGATTTTGGGAACGTCGCTATTCAAGCTGAGCGTGCTGCCGCCGTTGAAGCCGAACCAGCCAAACCAGAGCACAAGCGCGCCAAATGTGGCCAACGTTAGGTTGTGTCCTGAGATCGGCCGGTCTTCGCCGCCGTCAAAGCGGCCAATTCGGGGACCAATCACCACCACCGCCGCTAACGCGACCCAGCCGCCGACCGAGTGCACGACCGTCGAACCGGCGAAGTCAATAAAGCCAAGCTGAGCGAGCCATCCGGTCGGCGTTCCTTCAATCGCGCCGCCCCAGGCCCAATGTCCAAACAGCGGATAGATGATGGCCGAGACAAACAGACTGATCAGCAAGTAGCCTTGGAAGCGGATACGTTCGGCGACGGCGCCTGAGATAATCGTCGTCGCTGTGCCGCAAAAGACCAATTGAAAGAAGAGGAAGGCCATGAGCCAGGGAGAGGCCGTATCCCCTAAGAGAAAATTCGTCGTACCGAATAATCCGTGATAACTAGCGCCAAACATGAGCGCGAATCCAAACGCCCAAAAGATGACGCTCGAAACGCAGAAGTCGATCAGATTCTTAAGCGCCACATTAAAGCTGTTCTTGGCCCGGGCCAAGCCGCTTTCCAGCAAGCAGAATCCTCCTTGCATCAACATGACCATAGCGGCGCAAATCAGCATCCAGGCAATATCAAGCGATGGATCAGCAGCGGACATAGCGAAGTCTCGCGAGTAACAAATGGTTGGGTGGGCAAGATCGAGAAACGCTTTCCGCCAAGAAGCGCGTTTCGATCGATAGGGGCAGGTTAATTTTCGGAGTGAAGCCGCACAGTGGGAGTCTGCATTGCCTCGGAAGGGTGATTCCTGAGTTCCCAAAGATTAGGTCATGAATAGCAAATCAAACGCGCTTTTTCAGCGAACAGAAGGCTGCTTGGCGATTTGGCGCATTTCGCGCATTGAACTCGGTCCGTATCAGCGGCGCAATCGATACACGTCGTTCGTAATGCCCGCAAAGGTTGCAGGATAGCGCAACAAAAAAGCTCGGTCCAAAAGACCGAGCTGGGCAGTGCGAGAGGATCTGAAAGTGCGACCAACTAGTCGAGCACGTTCGGTTTGGGGGCAGGCGTAGACGGCTTCGGCGGCGGTTTTGGCGCGTTGGGGTCGACCACCGGTTCGGGGCCAAACCTCACTTTGCCGCCGACCGAAGTTGTATATTGCCAATCGGCAGCCTGCGGTTCCCAGCCTGACAGATAGTTGGCTTTGTCCGAAACGCGCCGCACGGCGACATAAGCCTCAAAACTGTCGGGCATGACAAAGAAACGAAAGTAGTACTTTTCCGGATTGGTCATCAGCAACAGTTTTTGGAAGCGAGAACGGGGGTTCTCGATTTCGGCGATCGAAAAACCTTCGCTTTCACGCGGGGTTAGTCGCAAGCGGGGGTATCGGCCCGAGACGTACATGTCGGCTTTGAAGTAATCGTCTTGTAAGACGCGCTGGTTGAAGTCGTCAACAAACTCTTTGCCGTCGACTCCCTGCGCCGGGTCCTTCACGTATTTTTTGAGTCCGCGGGAGAGCTGATATTCGGAACGCTTTTTGGCGTCGTCACGCAACTCGGTAGGATTGAGCGGATAGACTTTATTGTTCACGCAGAGAAAGACCGCTTCTTTGATCCCTTCGGGCGCTGGCCGAGGATCGGGCAAATTAACGACCTTGGGAGGAAGCTGGGCACGCGGCTTGGAGTCGTCCAATCTCGCTTCCAAGCTGGCGAGCTTCTCCAGGCTAGAGTTTAAGTCGGTCGAGAGTTTCTCGCGAATTTTTTTGTTCTCGCCCGCCTTCATCTGCGCTTCTTCTTGCATCTTCTGGGCGATGAGCGCTTTCTTCAGCTCTCCTTCTTTACCGACGAGCGTCGCTTCTTTGGCGACCGATTCCGACTGCAGGCGTTTCAGCAGTTCTTCCAGCTTCGATTCGTCCGGATTGAGCTCGTCGATCGAAGTTTCCACCTTCAATTTTTCTTTGTGGGCCTCTTCCAGCTTTTTGATCATCGCTTCGAGCGCCGCCGGATCGACCGCCGCCGTTGCGGCGATTCGTTCGACCGCTTTTTGCACGCCGAGCTGGACAACGACCAGCACGATCAGCAAAATGCCGACCACGTTGAACATGGTGTCAAGCAGCGAGTCAAGTCCGCCGTCTTCGTCATTGTCTGGTTTGCGTCTGGCCATTATTCCGGGGTCTTCTTTTTGAAATAACTCAAGTCGATCCGTCCGTCGCCGATCACCGGCAGCTTACCATTTTTGACCCCTTTGGCTCGCGCGAAATTTCGTGCGGACCAATAGGTGGACAAACCGTCGTCTCGAATGAGAAAGACGAGCGATCCCTTGGGGTTGGCTTTGACTTCCGCCAAGGCTTTGGCGAAATCGGGATTGGTGTTGAGTTCATTCGTACGGACCGGCGTCGTTTTCGCGCCGTCATGAATCACGATTCGTCCCTCGTCGCATTCGACAAAGGTGGGATCAAATCCAACGCCGGAGCCGCCGGGTAAAATTGATACTTCCGACTCTTTGGGGGGAAGTTTGCGATCGGCGATCTCTTTTTCCATCTGCGCGATTTTCTCGCGTTTCGATTTTAGCTCGGACTCCATCTCTTTGATCGATTCCGCTTCGCCGGCGAGATCCACTTTCGGACCGTCCAGCGAAATCTGCGAGAGCTTGCTTTGCGCCTCATCCAGTTTGGCTAACAAAGCGGCAAGCCGCTTTTTGGCGTCGGCCAATTTCTTTTGCTCGGCCGATTGCTCCGATTTGAGCTGGGCCTCTTTCTTTTTCAACTCGGCGTTGAGCTTCGCTAACGCTGCATCCGTTTCGGCGAGTTCCGCCTTCTTTTCTTCGTACTTGATCGCCTGGTCGACGGTATCATTGTCGAGCGCCTGAACCGCGACTGCGGCGATGATCATCGTTAACGTGCCGATCACGCAGGCCAGCACGCTAAGAAACGGGAAGAGCGATACGTCATCGCCCCCGTCTTGAGTGCGTTTGGCCATTATCGTTTCCCATTGCGACGAGTTTTTGTTTTTCGACCGCCCATTCCAAACCAGCCGCCGCCGTTGGTGGGCGCTTCGACCTGTTGAACGACGACCGTTTCGTCGCCAAGTTTTGACAACACTTCGTTCAAGCCGGTTAGACCACGTTCGACGCCGGAGAAGTAATTTTCCAGTCGCTCGGTCGAAGCCTCAACGTTGGCGTTCATCTGGTTCGAAGACTGGGCCGCGACGTTGGCCACCATGCCCAACGTGCTTTGCAACTGCGCCGCGATCTCTTGCATCTGCGTCAGCTGATCCTGCATTTCGGCGCGTTGCTCTTCCTGACGGGTCTGCATTTCGCCGGTTTTCGCCTGCATTTGGTCGAGCACCTGGGCGGTAATCTCTTTTTGGCCTTCCAGCAGTTTGGCCTGGATATCGGTCCAGCCTTCGGTCGTTTGCTTGGTGATCGTATGACCGACCAACTCCAACTTCTGGATCCAGACTTCCAGTTCCGACTGTTGCGCGGCCATCGCTTCTTCCACCGCGCGGCGGAAGATCTTCGTGTCGAGCGGCCCGGTCGGCTCACTGCCACCTTCGCGACCGTCATTCAAGCGGCGAAGCAGGTTTTCGTTGCAGTATTCGTCTACCCAGTTCAGCACCCCTTCTTCACTCTTTTGCAGCGAAGACATGGGGAACTTGATGATCATGCTCATGACCAGCGCGACCAGCGTCGTATTAAACGCGGTGCCGAGACCCGAGAACATCGACGTCAATGAGGTCATCAATTGCGACGGATCGTTGCCGCCGAGGGCGCCGGCCAACGACGCGACCGCCAAGCTGATACCAAGCACCGTACCGATAAAACCCATCGTCGGAATCGCCCAGATCAGCACTTTGATCGCGGTGTAGCTCGACGCGACGTTGTTCGAGTCAATTTCGGACTGCGACGCCATCATCGTCACCGTTTCGGCGGCGTTGCGGCGAACGCGAAAGTGCTGCAAGCCGCGCAGCACGCGGTTGATCAAAAAGCTCTCGCCATGTTCGCCCGGCAGTTGGCGAATGTTGTCGACGAAGCGATCGAGCGTATCGAACCGAATTTCGGGCGAAATATCGGTCGGCAGCACGTCCATCAACAGATAGTCGCGTTGGCGCTTGATCTTGCGATTTTTCTTCCAGAGAATCGCCATCGCCCAAAAGAACATGAACGTGGAGAGGAACTGGATCATCACCCCCTGAAAACCGCCAGCCAAAAACAGGTCGCCGATGTAGGTCCCCTTCGAAGGCCAAAGGAGGAGCAGGAAGATCACCGCAGAGAAAAAGCCGAAGATGCCAGAACCAACCAGACCGACGTCACTCGGATCGGTGAACTCACCCTCAGAAGAGGAGGACGACGATGTTGCGGCCGCTTTTCGCGGAGGAGGCGCCGCCCCCCCTTTTTTGCCACTGGCTTTGGCGGCTGTTTTGGTCGACAACGGATCGGTTTGCAGATTGCCCAGGTCGAGCCCGCCGAGAGGATTACCGCCGCCGCCGCCCTCATCAAAACTCGGAAAGCCGGAGGATTCCAACGGCGGAAGATCCATATCGATCTCCGTCGTGTTCGGGATACGAACGCTGGCCTTGCAATAAGGGCAGTTCCGTTTTTGACCGGCGAGTTCCTGGCGGACTTTGAGCGACTGGCCGCATTGCGGGCATTTGAATTTGAAATACATAAATCTTCAGGAGGGAGCGAATGCTGCGGAGCGATCCGCGGGGGGAAGAAAAGAGGGCTACACCCTCATGATATGCACTAGTTTTCTAGTTTATGCAACCAAACTGCTCGTAACGGGGTGTTAGGATAAAAAAGAAAAAAGCTAGGGCAACACTGGTCTAATACTCTTTATTCCGACTTTGAACCTCTTTTTATTCCCAACTGCCATGGTTTGCTCCGTAATTTTACGTATCTAGAAACGCTTTTGCGTGGAGAGTCGACGCACGTCTCGTTTGTTGCAATTTCACGCGTTAACCGAGAAAATAGAGAACGCGTCTGACTCTTTAAGGAATTTTCATGAGCGATATTCGTGTCGTCTGCCCCTGTTGCGGCGTTTCGCTGCGCGCCAAAGCTCAATTGGCGGGACAAACGATTCGTTGTCCGAAATGCGTCAGTCTGGTCCCGATTAAAGGCTCGGAGGACGAGGATTTCGCCCAGCCGGTCGAGGCAAGTTACGACGCGGTTCCGCTCGAAGAAGACAACGTCGGTCGTCTCTGTCCGAAATGCTCGAATTCGTTGCGGCCTAGCGCAAAGTTATGCCAACAGTGCGGCTGGCATCTCGAGCTCGAAACCTACTTTGAGGATTTGAAGGCCGAGAATCTGATCGTACGGGAAGAGCCGAAGACGAAGTGGGAAGCCTGGTTCGAAAGCCAACTGCACGAATCGACCCGTCCCCGCGATGTCTTAAATTACTCGGCGATCGGCGGCGTGGTCCTCACGATCATTTTTCTGGCGGTCGCCCATTTTCGGTTGGGAGCATGGGCGCTGTTGACCTTGCCGTTGCTCGTTGTCGTTTGGATCGGTTGGTACCGCATCATGCAGTTGATCGGACTGCTGCATGATCCAACGCGCAAGCGTCAGTTGGCCAAAGCGCAGGTGCAACGCGAAACGGCATCGGCGCCGGTCGCCGCCGTTGCTGCGACCGCACCGGTCAAAACGCGTGCGGCCGTCCAAAGCGGCGCTCCGGTCAAAAGCAATTCGGCGAATTCGACCGGGCCACTTGATTTCGATCTTCCTGACGCCGAGATCCCAAGCGAGTCCAAGTCGAAACCAAAGTCCAAGTCGACAACGCCCGCGGCCGCGCCGCAGCGCAAAGTGGTTCGTCCTGGTCAGGCCAACGAAACCTCGAACCAATCTACGACCTCCAATGTGAAATCAGCGCCGGCGCAGCGTCCGGCGAAAAGCGAGCCGAAGCCGCAGAAGGAGCGAAAGCCGGCCTCCCCTGCTCCACCAGCGGCCAAGCCTGTTGCGGAGAAGCCGCAAAAGCCGAAAGCGGCCGACGATGATTGGCTGAGCGATCTTCTGTAGTCGCCGCTAGCATCCCAGGTTGTCGGCAAAGGTGGTCGAGAACTTGAGCGATTCCGCGAAGTTCGTGCTGATCGATCTTGTGAGTCCATCACTCGGCTCCTATACTTCGCCCGAATTAGGGACCCAATTGGCTCGCGTTTGCGTGACGCTGACGATCGTTTTCGCGCCGACAAGGATGACGGCTATGATGCGTACATGGATGACAATGCTGACCCTGCTGTTGATTTGCGTCGGCTCGACCTTCGCCCAAGAAGCGGGAAGAGTTAGCTCGCAGTCGACCGCTCGGCCAATTCCCACGGTCAAACCTCCGTCTCCGCTGAGCGAAAGCGACAAAGCGGCCGCCGCTCCATTGCCAGCCGCCGCCGCCGAAACGCCGGGCGCCGTCGCTAATTCGGCCTGGCGCAATCCCAACGAAGCGATCAAAACCGCGTCGGCTTACTCGTCCGACGCGACCGCAACGCCGATGACGTCCGCTCCGCGTAGCGAGGCCCTTCCGCCGTCTGGATCGCTCTTGAAAGTAAAAAGCGGACTCAACGAGTTGCCGCACGATCAGGGCCAGGTTTGGCGCGACTACGACATTACCCCCTACACGTTGCGGGTCACTTCGACATCGAAGCCCGAGCAAGCAATCATCGATTGGATCTTGCGAGAAACCGGCACCGACGTTTGGTTCAGCGAACCGCTGGGCATGTTGCACGCCGACAAAAACACGCTCCGGGTCTATCACACCCCAGAAATGCAGCAGATTGTGCGTGATGTTGTCGAGGATTTTGTCGAGAGTCAGGCCGAAGTCAAAACGCTCGGGTTGCGTCTAGTCACGGTGAAAAGTCCTAATTGGCGTCGATTGGCATATCGGATGATGCAGCCGGTCTCGGTTAAAACGCCGGGGATCGAAGCCTGGTTGTTGAGTAAAGAAAATGCGGCGATTTTGCTCGACAGCTTGCGAAAGCGGAGCGACTACAAAGAACACCAAGCGGCGAATCTGCTGATCCATAACGGGCAGTCGAGCGCCGTCTCGATGCTCAAGCCGCAAACCTTTATGCGATCGGTGCGGGCAACCGCGGCCTGGCCGGGATACGAGCTGCAAAGCGATCAGATTGAAGCCGGTTTCTCGCTGGAAGTGAGCCCGTTGCTGGCTCCCGACGACAAGACGATCGATGCGGTCCTCAAATGCAGCGTCGATCAGATCGAAAAGTTTGTGAACGTCGATATCGACGTACCGACCGCAACCGGCGGAACGCAAACAATCCAAGTGCAGATCCCCCAAATGGTCAGCTGGCGATTGCACGAGAGGTTCCGTTGGCCCTCAGATCAGGTGCTGCTGATCAGCTGCGGCGTGGTAGCTCAGCCTGATATGGGCGTTTCAACGGCGGCATCTTTCCCTCTATCTCTGTCGCTGCCTAGCGGCCCGGCCCGAGCCGATGGGCTGATGTTTGTCGAATATTTGGGCCCGGCGAAGTCGAAACCAGGGCAACCGGCGATCACGCCAGACGCCGCTGCGATCGATAATCGCGGGCGATACTAACCTGTCTGCCACGGCGAACGCGTTCGAGACTTCCAGGATGGGCTCCGTGTCCCGTCGACACGCTGGGGATGCGTGTTTAAAATACAGAACTCTAAGTAAATACACGGTTTGCATCCTGCATCAATCCGGTTGCTGGGGTAACTTTCCCGCAAGTAACCGAATCGTTTAGAAGTTGAGATATGGCGGAAGTCGGACAGCGCCGCGTCGTCGTCACCGGTTACGGTTGCAT
The nucleotide sequence above comes from Blastopirellula sp. J2-11. Encoded proteins:
- a CDS encoding zinc ribbon domain-containing protein — its product is MSDIRVVCPCCGVSLRAKAQLAGQTIRCPKCVSLVPIKGSEDEDFAQPVEASYDAVPLEEDNVGRLCPKCSNSLRPSAKLCQQCGWHLELETYFEDLKAENLIVREEPKTKWEAWFESQLHESTRPRDVLNYSAIGGVVLTIIFLAVAHFRLGAWALLTLPLLVVVWIGWYRIMQLIGLLHDPTRKRQLAKAQVQRETASAPVAAVAATAPVKTRAAVQSGAPVKSNSANSTGPLDFDLPDAEIPSESKSKPKSKSTTPAAAPQRKVVRPGQANETSNQSTTSNVKSAPAQRPAKSEPKPQKERKPASPAPPAAKPVAEKPQKPKAADDDWLSDLL